CCTTCTTAATTGGTTGCCTCAATAAAGAATGAAATGGCGTCTAGCAAATTGCTTGGGGACCCTGGATGATTGTGatcacgatgatgatgatggtgatggtgatggtggtggtggtggtgaagCGATGTTCTGGTCGGCCACTGCGACTTGGCCATTACCAGCGATAAGGTGCGTGGGGAGGTGGAGGATAGATCTAGAACTGGCTTGGCTCTAGAACATCTTTATCTATTGATAACGTTTCCACGCAATCACAATGATAAGCGCATAGCCAGACTTGGGGACATTGACAGAGACAGGTGCCACAGGTGCGAGGCGAGTACATTCCCCCTTGTGCACCGCACttgaaacaaaacaaaaacgtacCCCATACCATGCCTTTGCCAGTCACGCGATTCTAATAGGCTGGCGTGAGCCCAGTGCGCCCAGCGACGACCCACTGGCCGGACGACCCTGAAACCACAGAGAGGCCTGTCTCCGCGGACTAGACTATGAATAGAGTATTCGACGACGACTCCACTTTAATCGCATGCACGATGTGAGAGCGAGCAGGCGCTCGAAACGAGTTCTacacaaaatcaaaaatgaaaaacctAATTATAGATGCATCCGAGATGCCCCCCTCTTCGTGCCCCACATTCCACAGTCATACCATCGGCCTGCGCTGCTGTGCTTTATGCTGTGCTTTATGCTGTGCCGGTGCCGATGGCAGCCGGTCCTACTGTTCGTCTCCGGAATTGGGGTACTTCTCCGTCGCCACATGATGTTGTCCAGGGCGATCCGAGGGCTGCTCTTCCCGCAGCATGGTGGGTATGGTGGGCATGGTGGGCATGGTTGGACTGTGGCTGCACTTGAGCATGAATTTTAGCCGCGAGATCTTGGAGAGCTGGTCATAGTAGCGGATTATGCGGACGGATTCAGATGGGCGGTCCGTGACGgcggcacagacacagactgGTGGCTCGCGATCGCAGCTGCACGTGAAGCTGATGGAACGCCGGCTGGGACTCATGTCAAACTTAATGCCCACTAGATAGCAGGGCTCCAGGCTGAGCGTGATCCGCACTGAAAGGGCAAGCAGAACGAGAATGATGTCCTAGTTGTAGAGTCCAGAGCTTGGTCTGCCCGTCTTACCCGTCGTCGACTGGATGAATTGCGAGCGGTTCTGCAGCGAAATGGAGCGGTCACACATGCTGGACGTCTGGTGGGCTGACGATCTGCTGGTGGCTCTCTGGACACTCTGCAGATGGCGCACCGGTGAGTCGATGTAATCGCGAATGGCGCccaggggcatgggcatgggcatgggcatgggttGGTGGCCAGACAGCGGCAGATTGTCGTAGACGGAGATGTAGATCTTGTGGCTGATGTAGACCACAATGAAGCACATTATGCAGATGAGCAGCAGAATGAGACCATAGGTGAAGAGTCTGGGTATC
The sequence above is a segment of the Drosophila pseudoobscura strain MV-25-SWS-2005 chromosome X, UCI_Dpse_MV25, whole genome shotgun sequence genome. Coding sequences within it:
- the LOC4813920 gene encoding uncharacterized protein, coding for MATAIPMLLDAIFLIPRLFTYGLILLLICIMCFIVVYISHKIYISVYDNLPLSGHQPMPMPMPMPLGAIRDYIDSPVRHLQSVQRATSRSSAHQTSSMCDRSISLQNRSQFIQSTTVRITLSLEPCYLVGIKFDMSPSRRSISFTCSCDREPPVCVCAAVTDRPSESVRIIRYYDQLSKISRLKFMLKCSHSPTMPTMPTIPTMLREEQPSDRPGQHHVATEKYPNSGDEQ